The following DNA comes from Hahella chejuensis KCTC 2396.
TCTGCAATCAGGCGCTGCTCAAACTGCGCCATGCGGGTGCGCAAATCCAGGCTCTCCGCCTCCGCTATGGAATCCGGCTCAGGCTGCATGGTTTTCGGCTCAACCGGCTTCGCCTCTTCGACTAAACCAGACGGCCGCCAAGGGCTGTCAAAGGGATCGATTACGACTTCCCTTAACACCTGTTCCTGCGCCCCGTGCCGGTAAACGCTGCGCTCCACCACATTCTTCAGTTCTCGCACATTGCCCGGCCAGTGGTAGTTCATCAATTGCGTCATCGCCTCTGGAGCGAAACCAGCGAACCAGTCATACCCCAGTTCGATGCTCATCTTCAGCGCAAAATGCTCAGCCAGTTCGCGAATATCGTCTTTGCGAAACCGTAGCGGCGGCAGGCTGATAACATCGAACGCGAGCCGGTCCAGCAGATCTCCGCGAAAGCGCCCGCCCGCCGCCATCGTGGGCAAGTCCGCATTGGTGGCGGCGACCACCCGGACATCCACATGCAGCGTCTTGTTGCCGCCGAGACGCTCGAAACGGCCATATTCGATCACCCGCAGCAGCTTTTCCTGCACCTGCATGGAAGCAGTCGCCAGTTCGTCCAAAAACAGCGTGCCGCCATCCGCCCTTTCGAACAGTCCCGCCCTGCCCCGCGTAGCCCCCGTGAAGGCGCCTGCGTCATGACCAAACAGTTCAGACTCCAGCAGCGTCTCACTCATCGCGGCGCAATTCACTTGCAGATAAGGCTGCTCCCAAC
Coding sequences within:
- the pspF gene encoding phage shock protein operon transcriptional activator codes for the protein MDGRRQTLIGSSEELHRVLQQVSQVAPLNRPVLIIGERGTGKELIAERLHYLSSRWEQPYLQVNCAAMSETLLESELFGHDAGAFTGATRGRAGLFERADGGTLFLDELATASMQVQEKLLRVIEYGRFERLGGNKTLHVDVRVVAATNADLPTMAAGGRFRGDLLDRLAFDVISLPPLRFRKDDIRELAEHFALKMSIELGYDWFAGFAPEAMTQLMNYHWPGNVRELKNVVERSVYRHGAQEQVLREVVIDPFDSPWRPSGLVEEAKPVEPKTMQPEPDSIAEAESLDLRTRMAQFEQRLIAEALAANQFHQKRAADALGLTYHQLRAALRKYPQLLDGDNASKS